The Streptomyces cyanogenus DNA segment CGGCGGAGGAACTGGGCGGGCTGGACGTGCTGGTGGGCAACGCGGCCGTCGGCGTGCTGGGACCGCTGGAGAGCCTGTCCCCCGCGGACGTCGACCGGCTCCTCGCGGTGAACGTGCGCGGGGTGTTCCTGGCCGCCCAGTCGGCCGCCGCGCTGATGGGGACCGGCGGGCGGATCATCACCGTCGGCAGTTGCATCGCCGCGCGCGTGCCGGGGCCCGGGGCCACGCTGTACGCGATGAGCAAGTCGGCCGTCGTCGGACTGACCAAGGCCCTGGCGCGGGAACTGGCCGGGCGGGGCATCACGGCGAACGTCGTGCACCCGGGTCCGACCGACACCGACATGAATCCCGCGGACGGACCGTACGCGGCGGGCCAGGCCGCCATGACCGCCCTGGGCCGCTTCGGCACGGCCGAGGAGGTGGCGTCCACGGTGGCGTTCCTCGCGGGGCCGGAGGCGGCCTACGTGACGGGCGCGGAGTTCTCGGTGGACGGCGGGTACGCGGCCTGACGGGGCCGGGAGGGCGCCGACGTCAGGTCTCGTCCAGGCGGCGTACGTCCTCCTCGTCCCACTTCCTGGTGTCGCGGGGCTGGGTGTAGGGCTCGGCGCGGGGCGGATGGCCGCCGGCGATGGCCCGCTGCCGTACGGTCTCCGCGTCGAACTCCAGGCCCAGCAGGATCGCCAGGTTGGTGATCCACAGCCAGACCAGGAAGACGATGACGCCGGCCATGGTGCCGTAGGTCTTGTTGTAGGAGGCGAAGTTGGCGACGTAGAACGCGAAGCCGGCGGAGGCGGCCATCCAGATCAGCAGGGCGAGGAGGCTGCCGGGGGTGATCCAGGTGAAGCCCTTGACCCTGGCGTTCGGGGTGGCCCAGTACAGGATGGCGATCATCACGGTGACGAGCAGGACCAGCACCGGCCACTTGGCGATCGCCCAGACGGTCAGCGCCGTGTCGCCGAGGCCGAGCGCCTGCCCGGCGCGGCGGGCCAGGGCTCCGGTGAACACCACGATGAGCGCGCCGGCCACGGCGAGGATCATCAGGACGACGGTGACGCCGACGCGCACCGGGAGGATCTTCCACACCGGTCGGCCCTCGGGCATGTCGTAGACGGCGTTGGCGGCGCGGATGAACGCGGCCACGTAGCCGGACGCCGACCACACGGCGAGCACGATTCCGGCCAGGGCCATGACCGAGCCGACGCCGGCGCCGTTGCGCAGCTGTTCCACGGCCCGGGTGACGATGTCGCGGGCGGGGCCGGGCGCGAGGTCGTGGAGGTTGGCCAGCACCCGGTCCGTGACCGACCTGCCGGCGACGGCCAGCAGGGAGACCAGCACCAGCAGGGCGGGGAACAGGGACAGGACGGCGTAGTAGGTGAGCGCCGCGGCCCGGTCGGTCAGCTCGTCGTCCGCGAACTCGCGCAGGGCGCCCTTGAAGGCCGCGGCCCACGCCCTGCGGGGCAGCTTCGAGGGCGTCCGCGGCGCCTGCCGCTCGACCTCCGGGGCGGGGCCGGCCTCCTCCGGCGCCGGGATCCGCGGTGCCGGGGTCGCGTCGGCGGCCTGCCGGTGGTGCCGCCGCGGTACGTGGAGCTTCGCCATGTCGTGCGGGTTACCCGGCAGGGCGTCCTCAAGCCCTCCACCGAGGGTTCGTCCGCCCGCCGGTGCCCCCCGGACCGGCCCGGCAGGCGCCCCGGCATCCCGTGCGCCGGGCGGTCTGCCCGGAGGCCTCCGCCCGGCGGCGGGGCGGAGGGTGGTCCGGGCAGACCGGGGTGCCCTACCTCAGTGGGCGTTGGCGAACCGCTTGAAGGCGGCCTTGGTGCCGGCGCCGGCGATGCCGTCGATCGCACCGCGGTAGCCGTAGCCGCTCTTCAGGAGCCGCTGGAGCGCCTTGATCGTGCCCTTGCCGACGACGCCGTCGATCCGGCCGGTGTAGCCCCAGTACTGCTTCAGGCAGCGCT contains these protein-coding regions:
- a CDS encoding SDR family oxidoreductase, whose amino-acid sequence is MTSRVDLRGRTALVTGGSRGIGAATARRLAREGADVAVTYVHGKDAAEGVVRDIEALGRRAVALRADSADAAEAAGAVRRAAEELGGLDVLVGNAAVGVLGPLESLSPADVDRLLAVNVRGVFLAAQSAAALMGTGGRIITVGSCIAARVPGPGATLYAMSKSAVVGLTKALARELAGRGITANVVHPGPTDTDMNPADGPYAAGQAAMTALGRFGTAEEVASTVAFLAGPEAAYVTGAEFSVDGGYAA
- a CDS encoding YihY/virulence factor BrkB family protein; this translates as MAKLHVPRRHHRQAADATPAPRIPAPEEAGPAPEVERQAPRTPSKLPRRAWAAAFKGALREFADDELTDRAAALTYYAVLSLFPALLVLVSLLAVAGRSVTDRVLANLHDLAPGPARDIVTRAVEQLRNGAGVGSVMALAGIVLAVWSASGYVAAFIRAANAVYDMPEGRPVWKILPVRVGVTVVLMILAVAGALIVVFTGALARRAGQALGLGDTALTVWAIAKWPVLVLLVTVMIAILYWATPNARVKGFTWITPGSLLALLIWMAASAGFAFYVANFASYNKTYGTMAGVIVFLVWLWITNLAILLGLEFDAETVRQRAIAGGHPPRAEPYTQPRDTRKWDEEDVRRLDET